In the genome of Lactuca sativa cultivar Salinas chromosome 3, Lsat_Salinas_v11, whole genome shotgun sequence, the window GATTTCATTCAACATTGTGAATCATTCAATCAGATTTCAATATGATAATATGACATAATGACAATATGACATAGTGATAAGTAATTAAAAATTCATGAATCACAATCAAGAATCTGAAAATTAAACAGTTGTTTATCTAAACAATTACACAATAATCTGAAAAATTGATAATACATTCAACTGATTCAAGTATGCAATTGAATTGAGAATTATAATTTACAAACTCATAATCCTTAATTCCTTATTTATAATTCCTTAATTTCTCATAATCTATTACATTAGCAGGAAAAGGAATACAGGATAAATCATGAATGGATAATTCATAATTGGGTCATTGATAAATTGATATCATACAAGATAGATAAATTCTAATATTCTAATTGTCTAAGACTCTAATACCCTCACCTAGAAAGTAGAAAGTTAGAAACTGCTGTAGTGTTGTATGCATGTATCGATTTGGACTGATGAAGGATGATGAATGATAATTGTTGTCTTGTTGATTGTTGTCGATGTCGCTGACCTGATGGCTCGCTAATGCACTGCACCACTGCCCTTCATTTGATCGTTTCCCTGCCCTGATTCTAGTCTTCCACTATTGTCGATTGTTGCAATCGACTTTTTTTTGAAGGATAATGAGCAAGATGAGTCGATCGATCGCTGTTGTACGCTTTATGTTTAACGCCGATTTCCGAATTTGAGATTCAAATGGTGTTGGATTGATTGGGGCTGACGGGTTACACTATAATTTTTTTTGGGCCCCTTAAGATTTTGGGCCCTGTTCCAATGCCCATTTGACACCTGCCCTAAACCGGGCCTGATTAGACATGCAATAGTCTCAAAACCCAACCATACTTCagaccccacacttatttcatcaAAGGGACATTGAAGATCCATAAACTTAGCACCATAATGGATTCCCAACATTATATCATTCTATACATGAAAGATAATgcataaaaacctagatctaaactTATAAACTCATACAACACTGAACTTGGAAACTCACAAAGGTCCAAAAGGTGTGAAAATGAATGATGGTGAGGCTTGAATGCTGAGATGATGAACTAGATGCTCTTCCTTTTCTTCCTCTTTGCTAGAATCACCACAAATGGGCTTAAAATCAACTATGGGGTGCTAGGGTTTCAAAGAAGAGTATTAGGAGGTGATGGGGGTTGAGAGTGGGCTAACTCTAGCCCTCACTTCCTTTAAACATGAAAAACAGGTGAACATCAACTAATCTAGTCACATTTGATTTATTATCCAATTTTATCGTCTACCTTGCTAGCTTCTCGATAGGGGTTTCCAATATATTTGCcggtaaaaaataaaaaaaaaaaaatctaattttatCGTCGGTACATTTCATACCATtatattacattaaattaatcaaTATCATCTAGTGTTGTTGAGTCAATTCACGCACTTGAGTGGTCCCTAGCTTTGAGGGGTGAGTGCCATAATTGACGATAAATCTAGATATGTATGAATAATAATAGAAAGTGTAACCTTTAAATTCTATAGAAAAAGAATTGTCCATATTTGCATTACATCcccttaaattttcaaataagatTAATAAGACCCTCTTCATCACAAACTGTATTGTACAAGTCGCATGACAAACCTTTTCGGTTTCCACCAACATTCGTGGTGTTTGAGATTGCTTATTTAAATCAgttaatgtttatttaatttatCGGTGTCAAAATAGAGTTTAAAAAATCATTTGATTTAACTTATCCGATACCAAAACATAAtaagttaataaattattttttaatgtttgacaaattctgtatattcATATAAAATAACCAAAACTAACATCttaaatatatgtatatgtgtaggATTATGGTAGGGTTAGTATGATAATTTGgtttaaataaattatatgttgttttatataagtaagaaggTATTGACTTATAAAAAACTCTTTATCTCCATTCTTAATAAAAATCTCTCCTAGAAGCCATGTGTCCATCTTTTAGACTTGCCTTCTGCCACGTGTCCATCTCTCTAGCAATTCTCTCTATTTTCTCCCGCCTAATTCATCATTTAATATTAAATCTGTAATCAAATCAGTATCCCTATAATTCAGCTGCCGAATTTGGTGCAATTTCGGTTTTCATCATCTTTGTTCCTATACATCATCGATTAATTTTTAAATACATGATTCCATATCAATTCATCTTTTAGACCTTCCTCCCTTTTGATGCTGTCAATCCTTAAATATCGCCAATCCCTTATCTTTCTTCgttatttccttttttttcaacccTAATTTTCTTTTTCCTCTCTATTAATGGCCACAATTGCAAGGAACCCTGGGTGTCGCCGCTGCTCTGAATGGTTTCCATTATATTTTTTCCTTGATTTGTTGTTGGTCTGTCTAATACACATGAATGGTGTTGTCATAACTTCTAAGAATGATGATTGGAGTGATAGTCTGAATCAGATTAGGTAGATTATGTTTTATAAGTAATCTGAGATTCAACTTATTAGTGATCTGGGTATTTCAAGGTTTGTAATTTTTCAAGTTCGTATTAATCTTCTTGATAGCAACTATTTCTTCTTTGActtttaattcaaaatttgaagCTTTGGATTTAATGTTTAGATTGAATAAACTGAATAGTAGTATGAATAAGGAAAAAAACCAATGATATGTTGTTAAAATGTGACGAGTTTGATCACATACTAAGTGCTCGATGAAATGCTTGAACAATATcttatttttaattctttttaacTGTAGTTAGATAGGAAGAAATTAATTCAATCCTTTATTTTGCATAATTTCTTGAAAGGTTTTTACTCCAAatgtaataattttttttataattattgcaGTTCTGCCCTACTTTACTTAAGTATATGGCTTCAATGACAACATGTTTTCCTCATCTAAATTGATCAGTGTAAATGTTGGAGCAACCAAACAACCAATTCACTTCAGCATCAGAAAATTTGGTACAGACTTTCTTATTTGATTTTATAATATGATGATCTATCTGTTGATTTTCCAaataattaaattgttattttccaaAGAAATGAAGAAACATCAACCATTATTGAAGAAATGCATTAGTTAATTTAAAAGACactaaaaacttattttttatgaAGGTATACACATGTTAAGTGAATATGTGTTAGTTGGCTACATAAAAAAGTGCCGATTAAGGTATGTGATTCACCTCTTTTACTCTTCTTTTTTCCCCTGAGTTATGATCAGTTGTGAGTTGTGAGTTGTGAGTTGTAAGTTGTTAGTTGTGTGGTGTGATTGTGGTAAAccaattattatattttatattttactaTGACTACTAATATTAATTTAAGTTCAAAATGGTATTTTAGACGTGGAAAAAACATAGATGTTGCAGGCCACTAACATATCATGAGAGTCATAATAAATGTTTGTTGCAATCATCATGAGTATCAATCAATTATTTAGGGCAGATGctaatatcaaactccaaaacttCATTGGTGTATATCTACTATTATGTTATCATATTCATAAGAGCATACTGATATGACATGTCTGATGTTGGTGGTATTCTTTTTGGCAAAGTTGAAAGAGACATAtagtaaatatgtttttttaacaTACTTTTTTTTATAGAGTATCCTTAAAGATAATGTTGACATGGTCAATGTTGTGTAGGTGATTGATAACTATGCCTTTAAATTGACTCAAACTTCAAAGTTTTATGAATAAAAGTTGGTGATAAAAAAGGCATTGATTTCACCGGAGCCACCTCTCCTCACGGTATATTCTGCATCTAGGTTTATTGTTAGGAGTTATATTGAGTCTTTTTAAGGAATTTTACCTACTAACATATTTAATTCAACAATTTGttgttggattttttttaattaaagttTCTATCAATCTTTCCACCATTTGTTGTATGTCTAATGACGAGGGACTGATATTCATCAAATTAACCTTCTTTGTTAATGTAAAACCTATTTCTTGccttcaaatgtttttatttttttatttgtattattttaacAGTGTGCCAATGACTTTCTTCATTTTAGTATGCTTGATTTTTCAAGcctttatttatattataatacATTAAATTTTTGGAAGTGTATGGATATTGGAGAGAACATTATATATATTGGTTTGATTCAGTAGAGTAATTGCTTTATGGTAATTTGGAATTACTTTTAGATGTTAAGAAAAAGAATGTATGTTAATTTTGCTTTTTGGTGGGGTTTTTATGTCAAACATGCAACATATTATAACCTCTTATGTGGATAATAAATGACGAAACAATGTTGTTCTTAGACACCCTTGATTTTGTAATTTCTTTGGTAAATTATATAATAAAGTATTCATGGACACCTATTACAAATATAAATGGACATACGTGAGAAGAACTAACACAAAGCAAAACAATTTCTactattttgaatttttataatgTGTTGATTATGTTGTTGATTCAGTTTCCTCATTTGGAAACAACCGTGACTTCACCTCAATAAGGTACCTTCTCTTTGTGAATATTGTTGATGAAatgggtaaaattgtcatttactTCTTCCATTAAGAAAAGagtaaaatgattttattaatgggTAAATTATGCATTCACTTCTTTGATCAAGAAAATGGTATATTGTCATTTGCTTCTTTTATTAacgtaagggtaaaatggtcctcaTAGTAAATCGTTGCTATATAACAGGTAAATTCTGGATTATTTTGTCACTTCTCGCCTATCGGACAAAAGGTATCATAGGCTTACAGCACATGGAGCAAATTTGTAAaatttagtgtttttatgttgaAAGTTGGAAGTAAGGTAAAAGCTTCACCATATTTAAATTATGTTTCATCTTATGAGGTAgtgatttatatttatttaattaattagatttatacttatttaattaattatttgctTTTTGACTCTAATGGATTTCATAGATAGATATCTTCTTCACCATTTATATAAGGTTGTGTAAAAAAACATTATTCTTGACATTGAAAAGGAAataatactttataatattctcTTTAGATTATATTAAATTATACGACTACTATTTCTTTTTAACTTTGATATGGTCTGATGGAGCTATTTCATTTAATTCAAATACTTTGACTTTTACTTTCATATATTATTTTGTCAtctatttagatattttatatcATTATGAAAcaagaaaattttaatttttggtTTGTGTGTGATCTTGTATTAAAGGAaaacaataatttttattttcattttgtttataacGAAGAATGTTGCTATATCTTATGTTTAAAAAAGAAAACAActatatttaaaaattatttaattttttttatcatcattggtcaataattattttaaaattttcattaaaattatttttgtctttttcacCCGTGCtgtccacgggttataacctagtttaAGTCATTAAAGGCTTTTGTTTTTGCTATATCCAAACACTAAAAAATGCTTATTATCGGTGCCAAGTCTCAATAAAACTAGTAAGTAGTTTAAATAAGCAATCTCAAACACCCCATAATGTAACTTTTTGCGTAACGTATTTGTCTAATTTAAACATTTATGACAATATACTTGAATTTTATGCACCTAGTTTTGTATATGTAAAGGTCATTGTAAGAAAAAACATAAAATGGATTTGTAAGCCAATTCATGTTATTTGAATTTTAATGAGGCATGACTCAATTTTGTTTTATAGAGCAGAGACACAGTTACTTTGCTTCACTGAATTTTGAACAATTATCAAGGTTTATATCCTTATTTTCAAGTTCACTTTCACAAACAAATCAAACTATTCCATCGACTTTTTGTTTATTGAGATTAATGGTTAGTTAAATTCACAAACCTAAGTAGCACTCAAGCTACACAAGGGGCCATGACATGAGGGCCTAGACATGCCCGTCCTAATTTGCGAGTAGGCATCAATAAACTAAGCTTGATCAATGGGCCCATCAAGCTTCAAACAAGCTCCTTTTTCGTAGGTGTGCCTTAGCCTCAACGAAGCTTTTTGCGGGCTTGCTTGAGCTATACCTGGACCGAGTCGAAACTTTTTagttatttctttattttttagcaTTGAAATACATGAGTCTGATGCAATCAACATAAAATACTTGAAAACGATTAAAATAAATGCAAGTAGGACACTACAAATAACAATACACATTTATATATTTGTGCATTATAAACATCATACTCTAATTTCTTTCCGTTTCATGTATTTGAACATTTTCGAGATGTTAAATATCCTCTTACTAAATGTTCCTACTTATCCTCTTACTTACAAGATCATCACAAGTGTCAAAATCAAAGGAGGAGATGAGGAAAGAGGGTTAATGTTTTACACATGACAATCATTAAATTGGTATGAGAATGAAGTAGGAAACAATTCAATTTCCTTATAGAAAAACAAGTAGGATGCTATATAAGTAACTTAACTACAATGATACATAAACTAatgaaaaaagtaaaaaaaaatatatatgaaccACGTGGGGCTTTTAGTCTCGAGGAAGCACCGACAAAGTCCGCATGCCTTAATACTCAATTTTTAAGGGGTGTATGTGGGTTACGTTAGGTTGGGCCTTCAACGAACTTTTATTGACAAGGCTTTGACCAAGTTGGACTTTCGGGCGTACAAGACGAGTTTTTGTGCAACTCTAAGGGTGTGTTCGACGAATTAGCTGGTCACGGATAGCGAGTAGTTGGTAGCTGATAACGTTTTGTTAAATGCTACGGGATGTAGTTTTGGATTTGGagtgttttgtttaaactaaacgctagaagcttcTAATGTCAAACGATACTTTCTATTTAAaacggagcgttttgtcaaacACTAGAAGTTAAGAGCCCTCAAACGCTTCATATTGAACATGCCTTAAATATAGTGATTAATTTTCAACAATGTTGCCAAGTATTGTCAAAGTGCTGTTGAATGTATTGTATATTCAAGAAATTTTGAAATTACTACATGTAAACATGTTGCATCTAAGCAAGGGAGTGTTTGACTGAGCTTTTaaaaacaacttattaggttccacaccactataaattaaaaaaaaatgtttggatgAAAATAATTTATTCCGGTTGGAAACctctaataatttatttttttcataagttaccatatacttacttattaacttataagctaataagttataaactaataagcaataagttttttttgccaaacaccTCCGAAATATTTTGACAAAGCAAGTCAAATCTTGAATGCATATTGCTTGATATCTTCACTACCATTCAAACCCTTGAAGCAAAATATAGACATTTTAATTTTGATGAACGTTGTAACCAAATTCTTTAAACCCTTGGAGCAAAATATTAGCACAATGTGTATTAGGTTAATTTTGATGAACGTTGTAACCAAATTCTTTAAAGGAACATTTTAAAATCAAATTGAGCTTGTCACTACAAAGTTCTTCATGAGTAATTGAAAGGTTATGCATTTAAATCATCTCATTCGAAATGTTCATTAAATTACCACGAATAAGATCAAATAACAAAAAAAGGGATTGATTTTGATTTCATGAAAATTGAAGGGGTTGAACGGCTATTCCCTGTAAGTACATGAAATCTACATAGTCATTAAATTAACCCTAGAGTTTCGCCTAATTAGGAATAAGAGTGGCTGCAACAATTTCTATTAGAGAGCCAAAGGATCCCTAATTATGCCTTAATATGTATATCTGCGTCAGCGAGTAACTTGTGTTAGTTGTGTATACATAGTTTAATAGTTATATACCTTTTTTTTTTCGCAATAAATTACTCTCAAATGTCCAATCTCTCTCTTCCCATCTCTGATCTGTTgattaagaaaaaaaaaccattatCGTCATTTGTCGGTTTTCTCTGTCAgaatctcctttatttcttaaattTATGACCTTTCATTTTTCATTTGGGCTCTGTGAGGAACAAAATCCCTATCGATTTAGACTGTAAACTGTAAAGGGAGTGGGAGTGAAGGGGGGAAAATGAAGCAAAATTGGTGGAGGTCAGCTTACAAGCAGAATCACTTGGTGTTCAAGTTAGGGATTTCGATTTTGTTCGTGGGTTTTGGATTCAGACTTCTTTTCTCACAATCATCCAGTGTGATCCCCGATGTTTCTGATAATAATATTGATACCCCTGTTGCGGAGAAGAATGTGAAGCCGATTCCTTTAGATGTTTCTGAATCTCCCAAAATAGAACTGAATCATATTCATCCCAAAGGTATCCATGATTGTATTTTAGctagctttttttttttgttcttgtaCTGTCGGTCGAGATTTGAACTGTTTTCAGTTTTGATCTGCATTTACTTGTGTTCCTGAAATAGAAACGGACTAAAACTTGTGGGTTTTACTATTTACCCAATAATGCCATCGCCCAGAATAAATCTCGATGCATCTGTTCAACCATATTCGTACATTTACTTGGCAAAATTACTTTTTGGAACTGAATCCGTTTCTTGGAAATTGttgtgaagatgatgaagacaaGTGTGATATTTTGGATGGTGAATGGGTACCATATTCGGGCGGAGCACCATACACCAATAACACCTGCAGATGGATCGAAAGTCATCAAAACTGTATGGGAAATGGTAGGCCGGACACAGGGTACATTAACTGGAGGTGGAGCCCTAAATCTTGCGAATTACCTCGTTTTGATGCGAAGAAATTTCTGGAAACGATGAGGGATAAATCGTGGGCTTTTGTTGGCGACTCAATAACTCGGAATCATCTTCAATCCTTCATCTGTCTTCTATCTGAGGTACGACTTTTTGTGGTACGTTTCTTGATGTTTAGCTTCCAATTCCAGAAATATTTATCTGTATCTTATCTCCTCTAGGTAGAAGATGCTGTTGAGCTTTTCCATGACAAAGATTACAAGAACAGAAAATGGCAATTTCCATCCTACAACCTTACAGTCTCAGTTATTTGGTCTCCGTTTTTAGCAAAAGCAGACATTTTTGAAGACATCGATGGTGTTTCATCTTCAGAAATACAACTCCATATTGACATTCTTGACAAAACTTGGACTGAACAATTTCATACATGGGATTACGTGTTGTTTTCATCTGGTAAATGGTTTATCAAAACAGCAATCTACTTTGAAGAAAACACTATTTTAGGTTGCCATGGTTGTGAAGGAAAGAACTTCACTGATCTTGGTTTCAATTTTGCTTATCGAAAAATCATAAAGAATTTATATGATTTCATTATGAATTCAAACAAACAAAGTACAATTATTTTCAGAACATCAACCCCAGATCACTTTGAAAATGGGTCATGGTCAACCGGTGGGACCTGTGATAGAAGGGTGCCAGCTAAAGAAGGTGAATTTGAGTTGACCGATTTGAACATAAACCTACGAGAGATTGAATTGCCTGAATTTGAAAAAGCAGAAGCTCGAGCTTCtgaaaaagggaagaaattgAAACTTCTTGATGTGATGCCTCTTTCGTTGGTGAGACCAGATGGGCATCCAGGTCCATATAGACATTTTTACCCTTTTGCAAAAGATAAGAAAGCTAAAGTTCAGTATGACTGTTTGCATTGGTGTTTGCCTGGACCAATTGATCAGTGGAATGATTTGTTGATGAAGTTAGTGGTAGATGATTGATGTAATGGCTTGTGAATAGTGTTGAGAACTCCATTGGTATCCACTTTGAGGTTTTTTAACCttttataactttataagtatatGTTGTTTCCACCAATTCTTAGGGTTTAGAGGTGTATTATTATTCCTTGTTGTTTTTTAGTAGAGAAATCTTAAATGGTTGTAGATTGAACAGACTTATGCTTGTATAATATGGGCTTAATGGAGTATTTGTGATGTTTCTCATTCGTCTGTTTTATTTTCTTTGTCTTATGAATCCTGTTCTTAGGTTGAGTATGGTTTGGTTTTTGCCTAAAACCAAAATCGAATAGAAAGAATCAAGTTTCTAGCCGACAACAATTATCAAAGGACCCTTTGTTTGGGCTTGGGTTCAAATGTGCGTCGTAGATTCCCTTTCTAATTTTGCTTTTTCCATGTAACTTGGTTAAAATTTGACCAATTTAATCGATGAAGGTGTTAGTATATTGCTAATGTGGCATCTCATTTTACATCTTAATAAAAATCGTAAAATAATACCAAAAAATATTCTTGGTAATTTAGTATCATATGCATTTTGGGTAATTGGAATTGTGAGAGTGTCAAATGAGATTCTAGACTATGACTGTATAAGAGTCATGTGGTGTGAAGTATACATTTATATAATGTTAGTTTGACCTGGATCAGATTAATGAATGACAATGGTTAAGGGCCCACTCTCCTTAGATCTAGGGACACCACCCTTATAGGGTTAGGCAGTAAAGGCCCTTGCAGTAGCACAAGATAAATGGAGTTTACACACTAGTAAAGGCCTTGCAGTAGCACAAGATAAATGGAGTTTACACACTACAAGTGTAGTTGAAAAGATTGAATAGAAATAATGATACTCATATAAGTCATTAATTTGGTACATACTATTATACTACTAAGACTTGGGGGAGTGGTGCGTTAAGGGGTTAAGGGAGTGCAGTCTCGCCGCCGTGGCAACGGAACACCGTCCCCTAAGTGCGGTCTAGGCCGCAGTGCGGTACAAATTTGTTGTActctccactctctctctctctctctctctctctctctctctctctcaaccaatccccttttttttcttttctctctcttTACCTTTTTCCCACTCCCATCATGCGGTTTCACAGTGTTCAAATGAGAAAAGTTATGAGTTGGCGTCTACATGGCATAGGAAGGAGTGCGGTTTTTgtggcaccactccctccagcctaaGGTTAGTCGTTGATTGAGTCAACTATCCTAGCTAATGCCAAGGGGTCACAGGTTGTCGGGGTTCATCATATATTTTTATCGTTAATTGTTAGACTTAGATACCTATAACATGCTCTTGAAGTAATATTGTTGAAATAGATGTTGGAAAAGGGGGTTGGTGTTGAATTGGCGAGCCTTTGTAACATATTCACAAAATATGGGTATGGTTGAAGTGTTGTGTTTAATTTGTACAAACTAATAATAGACTGTGTTGTAAGAATCCCGACAAGTCTTAGATTAGTCCCTAGTTGTTACCTGACGACTATGACGCTCCTAACGATTAATCTATGCCTAGAAAAAGAATGAATATGTAGAAGCCGATGaatttttaacaattttaacAAGTTTTATCTCAATAAAAACTATTTAAGGAATGATTAgtattgtattaatcatattaacttattgtgttatgatattagtgacatttaccaacttttttttttatgatattagttatatttatttattttttttaaatctaatgaATATACAATAAGAGTCTCTGACTAGTTGCTGATTAATCCTCGACTACACCGACTAATCCCTAGGTGGTAGCCGACTGACTTAGTACCATATAACGACTTTTACAACTTTCTCAATAGGTGAATTAATATTTggtgtgtttgtttttttttctatgaTTTGATTTTATTTGACTGATAAATAATTGATAATAAAGAAACAATGAATTTGTGGTTATAGTGTGGAAATGTGTATATAGTTTGTTAGTATATAACTATTTATAggtaaaaattgattttttacaaAGCCTTCAACGGTCATGAGACCGTTTGGTCTTTCCCTCTCTCCTTTATGATGACCCATAGCAGACTCCACTCCACGCCAACACCACAAGACACAAGGGCGGTGTTCACACGTAGAAATGCCCCTCAAATCATCTTTACACATCTTACTTAGCCACCGTACTTTATGGTCTAACGGGTGGGGAGGAGAGAGAATGTAGGGTCCATTAGATTAAGCCATGAGCCTATTTTATATTCTTATTTATATAAGGTTAAATCGTTAATATGGTCAGACAATATTAAAGCATTCTACACTACAAAATGATATCAGAGCTATAGGTTAAAACCCTACTGTTTACCACAACATGTAGTCGTCACCAAACTAGAGCTCCTTCCTTGGCTTCTTGTACTGCTTCATCTACTTCTGCCTCTTCCTGTCTCCTCCTTGGATGGTCCCTACCTCCAAGCAGCCTTCTATCTCTTCCTCAACCCTCGACTGATCTCTTTTTATCCGAATCTCTTTTCCGAGTCA includes:
- the LOC111894270 gene encoding protein trichome birefringence-like 23; the encoded protein is MKQNWWRSAYKQNHLVFKLGISILFVGFGFRLLFSQSSSVIPDVSDNNIDTPVAEKNVKPIPLDVSESPKIELNHIHPKDDEDKCDILDGEWVPYSGGAPYTNNTCRWIESHQNCMGNGRPDTGYINWRWSPKSCELPRFDAKKFLETMRDKSWAFVGDSITRNHLQSFICLLSEVEDAVELFHDKDYKNRKWQFPSYNLTVSVIWSPFLAKADIFEDIDGVSSSEIQLHIDILDKTWTEQFHTWDYVLFSSGKWFIKTAIYFEENTILGCHGCEGKNFTDLGFNFAYRKIIKNLYDFIMNSNKQSTIIFRTSTPDHFENGSWSTGGTCDRRVPAKEGEFELTDLNINLREIELPEFEKAEARASEKGKKLKLLDVMPLSLVRPDGHPGPYRHFYPFAKDKKAKVQYDCLHWCLPGPIDQWNDLLMKLVVDD